The following coding sequences lie in one Capsicum annuum cultivar UCD-10X-F1 chromosome 5, UCD10Xv1.1, whole genome shotgun sequence genomic window:
- the LOC107871863 gene encoding uncharacterized protein LOC107871863, with translation MAKDSELMDIILDGPHVPVKKVKEGDVTKMVIKSRREFNEEDRKKIKKNYKAKKLLVCGIDPDKYKRISTFENTKEIWDCLKIAHEGTTNAKDLTTQYETFTMKEGETTQEMHTRFTSITNELNCLREIIPLYKKVRKILGGFPKSWESKLDVITEARNPKTLTMDELIGNLNTHELKKQPGHEMMEVKREKSLALKVSKSDFNEEDTDVAYLEKRIVRAMKQSDQFQRSGSSSKKGGTMEVCHRCGSLEHFIKNCPMHKMDIRIIKTLEGDSSSESDEGEKTTDISIFAVEDKKVTFDSLFPFMENTKDEEKMRKIKMLANILIDFICKMTEKKIALEEKVESQKLELIALTLQISETEEQISETKQLVTKLKLKNLSLINQSEKVNSYECKGKKEVSKFQVVLEEKLEDSQWLLMTALQKNEELEKDLVLLREKLKKSLQWTSSS, from the exons atggctaaaGATAGTGAACTGATGGACATAATCCTTGATGGACCTCATGTTCCTGTTAAAAAAGTCAAGGAAGGAGATGTTACAAAAATGGTTATCAAAAGCAGGAGGGAATTCAATGAAGAAGataggaaaaaaattaagaagaactACAAGGCAAAGAAACTGCTAGTGTGTGGTATAGATCCAGATAAATACAAAAGGATATCTACctttgaaaatactaaagaaatCTGGGACTGCTTGAAAATAGCTCATGAGGGAACTACAAATGCTAAGGATTTGACTACCCAGTATGAAActttcaccatgaaagaaggagagacAACACaggaaatgcatacaagattcacttccatTACAAATGAGCTAAACTGCCTAAGAGAAATAATTCCACTATATAAGAAAGTGAGGAAGATTCTTGGGGGTTTTCCAAAATCCTGGGAAAGCAAACTAGATGTTATTACTGAGGCAAGGAACCCGAAAAcactcactatggatgaactcatTGGGAATCTGAATACTCATGAACTTAAAAAACAACCAGGGCATGAGATGATGGAGGTTAAAAGGGAAAAATCTCTAGCACTAAAAGTATCTAAATCAGACTTTAatgaagaagacactgatgttgcctaCTTGGAAAAAAGAATAGTTAGAGCTATGAAACAAAGTGACCAGTTTCAAAGAAGTGGGAGTAGCAGTAAAAAGGGAGGCACTATGGAAGTTTGTCACAGATGTGGAAGTCTTGAACACTTTATTAAGAATTGTCCAATGCACAAAATGGATATCAGGATTATCAAAACACTGGAG GGTGACTCCTCCAGTGAATCTGATGAAGGTGAGAAAACTACAGATATTTCCATATTTGCAGTGGAAGATAAGAAAGTGACCTTTGATTCCTTGTTTCCTTTTATGGAAAAcaccaaagatgaagaaaaaatgag AAAGATTAAAATGCTTGCAAATATACTGATTGACTTCATTTGTAAAATGACTGAGAAAAAAATTGCTCTTGAAGAAAAGGTGGAAAGTCAAAAACTTGAGTTAATTGCTCTAACTCTccaaatatctgaaactgaagaacag ATATCAGAGACTAAGCAACTGGTTACTAAGCTGAAACTTAAAAATCTGAGTTTGATAAATCAATCGGAGAAAGTAAATTCTTATGAGTGTAAAGGGAAGAAGGAAGTCTCAAAGTTTCAGGTTGTgcttgaagaaaaattggaggATTCTCAATGGCTTCTCATGACTGCACTTCAGAAGAATGAGGAGTTAGAAAAAGACCTGGTCCTTCTAAGGGAAAAACTTAAAAAATCCCTACAATGGACTTCATCTTCTTAG